From the Sphingobacteruim zhuxiongii genome, the window GTCACATCAGATTCTAAAACAGCGTCCGTAACGCCTGATGAAGAAATAGTAATTTCTTGAGAAAGGTAACCTACAGCGCTAAATACAAGTGTATTGCTGTTGCCTGTAGATTCTAGTTGATACTGTCCAAGTTCATTTGTAGACGTTCCAGTGTTAGATCCTTTAATTTTGACGCTGACACCTTGAATGGGACCACCATCCGTACTGCGAACAGTTCCAGATAATGATTTCTGCCATCGATGGTCCGAATGGTTATTTGCGTTGAGTTTGAGCACATTGACCTTGAATGATGACAAGTGCGCGTCGTTGGAGCTATCGGAGTATGCCGATATATTTTCGCTGCCGAGTAGCAACCCGGCGCTGATGAACATTACTCGTAGAATACGGGATAATGGCTCTTGACTACTAATTTTTTCCATATGCATTGTTTGAATAAAACGTGATTGACACCATCATTGCTCAAATGAACTTAGCGGGTGATAGCGAAATTATAAACACAAGAATCCCGGGTCCCTTTTTTCGCTATAGAAAATGGACGGTCAAATTCGAAAAATGTGTTAATCATCGTATGGATCCAAATGAATCTAATGCACGGTTTAGGTGTATGTCAACTCAGTCATTTGGACGCATATTAAATGCTTCAGCATGTATGGAGAAGGTTTTTCCAATAGTGGATGGTCGGTCTTCTCATAATTCTTTACGGATCAAAATTATCCGTATTCATAATCAGTTAAACAAATATAATAAAATACTTGTATATACAAGAGATTGAATAAAAATATTTTATTTTTATTGCAAATAATGATATAAGTGCAATTAAAGCAATTGTTTAGGTTGGTTTATACAATTAGTTTTAATTTTTATATGTATATACAAGTTTGTATTTAATTGTAATTTACGTGAAATCAGAAGCTTAATTCATTGCCGTTGAATCATGTCTGTTACATGGGCCTGTATATACAAGAAAAGGCTTGAAAAATCATTACAGTTAACTATATTTGTTGTTACTAATTGTTGTGCTTATGCAAAGATCATCGGGGACTCCTCTCTACAAACAGGTATTCGAAGAGTTAAAAAGTAAGATAGATTCGGGTCTATATAAGATGGGAGATTTACTTCCGTCGGAGAATGAACTTTGTAAAATGTACTTTACAACGCGTCCAACGGTTCGCCAAGCGCTTAATGACCTAAGTAATTTAGGCTACATTGTTAGGCAGCATGGTAAAGGAAGTATCGTTTCGGAACCCAAGAACGGTTTAGGGATTCTTTCCTTAAAAGGGTCTACAGCTGGTGTTGGTAAACATAATTTAAAAACAGCAATTATCACTAAGCCTATCAAGCAGCTCTGGCCTGAGGCTTTTGAATTTGAATTAACGCCGGAGGAAAAAGAAGCTGGAGCTATTTATCTCTCACGTCTTCGCTATGTAGATGGCTTACCTACTTTATTTGAAGAAACGTATATTTCCAATATCGATCTACCGCGTTTTACATTACATAACTTAGAGAAAAATTCATTGTTCGATACCTTAAAGAATTACCACGATGTGGAAGTGAAAGAAGGTGAGCAAAAAATATGGGCAATTGAGGCGTCTAAAGAATTAGCTGAGATGTTTGATATCAAAGCGAAAAAGCCGGTCTTACATATGAAAAGGCGCTTGAAAACCAATAAAAAGAACCTTTTTATCTATTCTTTCCTGTATTGTAATACACAAGATTTCTTTATTCAGGATTATTTTTAATTCAAACTGCAAAAACGGTTTATTAAATGTTTTGCTTATTGTGATAGGTTGAATAAATCGCGTATTTAACCATTTTGCTCATTAACATTTAGGTTTCACATATCGTTATAATCATGCGATCTCATTAAGCATGTTGATAATTAATCCTTAATCATTCATCTTCCCCTGTTTTTTATTGTCCGCTAGGGGCATTTTTATTGAGGATTACTTCTTATAGACTATCCTGTTCGGGACAGCCTCAATTGTAAAAGCTAAGTAAGTCAAAATCAGTATGAAACGTTCGGTCAGGACAGTTCAGGATGGTGATTTCAATCGATGTTGATTTGCGAACAAATACGTTTTAGCAAAATTCTGTATATCAAATTGTTACAAACTCCTGTTTCTTAATATTTGCAGTTTGTGTTTCTTAAAAGGCTTGAATTATGGTCAATAATTCAAGCTAACGTTCGCCTATATTTGAGTTGATAAGACCAATATTATTTACTAACCAAAATCTATAAACTATGAGAAGAAGATTACATTTCTTTTTGATGCTGGTTATCCCTTTATTATCCATGTCGCTAGCGCAAGCACAGCAACGGACATATTCCGGCGTGGTAAGGGATACAGAAGGCAAACCAATTGTGGGAGCTAGTATCCTTGTTGTTGGTACGACTGTCGGAACCTCCTCTTCGGAGACGGGACAGTACAGTATACAAGCAAATCAAGGAAGTAAAATTAGCTATTCCCTTGTTGGGAAGGAATCTGTCATGATTACCACCACGGGCAATGGTACAATTAACGTGACACTGAAGGATGCTGACCAAGAAATCGAAGATGTAGTGGTCATCGCCTACGGTACGGCGAAGAAAAAAGACTTAACGGGCTCGATCAGTACGGTTGACTCGAAAGTATTAGGCGCACAAGCAAATTCAACCTTAACGAAAGCTCTAGAAGGCGCGGTACCGGGAATTCAAGTTTCTTCGGTCGATGGACAGCCAGGCTATGATATGGGGGTTCGCGTGAGAGGTATTGGCTCTTCAAGTCAAAACAACTCAAATGCGTTAATCGTTATTGACGGAGTCCCTGTAACTGCAGGTTTTAATCCATTAGCGACGATGAATCCGAAAGATATCGAATCAGTTACTATTCTGAAAGATGCAGCTTCGACAGCGTTATGGGGCTCTCGTGGAGCGAATGGTGTCATTATGGTGACATCCAAAAAAGGAGTTCGCGGTAAAGCGAGAATTGATTTCGAATCTAAACTCGGAGCGAATATGATTGCCAATAATCAGCCTAAACTTATTCGTGGCGTAGAAGATAACTACGAAATGATGTGGGAGAGTATCTATAACTCGGTTAGATACGGTAGTACAGAGAAATACAAAACGAACTT encodes:
- a CDS encoding GntR family transcriptional regulator; its protein translation is MQRSSGTPLYKQVFEELKSKIDSGLYKMGDLLPSENELCKMYFTTRPTVRQALNDLSNLGYIVRQHGKGSIVSEPKNGLGILSLKGSTAGVGKHNLKTAIITKPIKQLWPEAFEFELTPEEKEAGAIYLSRLRYVDGLPTLFEETYISNIDLPRFTLHNLEKNSLFDTLKNYHDVEVKEGEQKIWAIEASKELAEMFDIKAKKPVLHMKRRLKTNKKNLFIYSFLYCNTQDFFIQDYF